The proteins below are encoded in one region of Methanospirillum lacunae:
- a CDS encoding uroporphyrinogen-III synthase: MKIAITRLRGKELDDQQRCARRGHDCYPVTPLTGEIDQDQIDLFIEQVKEERFDCIFFTSALPAHKIGPLLGNCPLPRVIAIGPQTAKALRESGVPCEVLHEYYSRAFVPYLGEWISGKIIGIPRSDAPNPGLLHAITDAGGIVEEFTIYSLIPTYEELNLTFAEAILFTSALSFKSAIWKRREDLVIVAIGEVTASAMEEAGLSPDVVGDGSLEGTLDELNLFLLMNP, translated from the coding sequence ATGAAGATCGCAATAACCAGGCTTCGTGGCAAGGAACTGGATGATCAACAGAGATGCGCACGTCGTGGGCATGACTGTTACCCGGTTACACCACTAACAGGTGAGATCGACCAGGATCAAATTGATCTCTTCATAGAACAGGTAAAGGAAGAACGATTTGATTGTATATTTTTTACAAGTGCCCTTCCAGCCCATAAGATCGGACCCCTCCTTGGAAATTGCCCACTTCCCCGGGTTATTGCCATAGGTCCCCAAACAGCAAAAGCCCTCAGAGAATCAGGTGTTCCTTGTGAAGTGTTACATGAGTATTATTCTCGGGCTTTTGTTCCATACTTAGGTGAATGGATATCTGGGAAAATTATAGGAATACCCAGATCTGATGCTCCAAATCCAGGACTATTGCATGCAATTACTGATGCTGGTGGGATTGTTGAGGAATTCACAATATATTCACTTATACCCACCTACGAGGAACTTAATCTGACATTTGCAGAAGCAATTCTCTTCACAAGTGCATTATCATTTAAATCGGCAATATGGAAACGAAGAGAGGATCTGGTCATCGTTGCAATCGGAGAAGTAACCGCATCAGCCATGGAAGAGGCAGGGTTATCACCTGATGTTGTTGGCGACGGCTCCCTTGAAGGAACACTTGATGAATTAAACCTCTTTCTCCTGATGAATCCCTGA
- a CDS encoding RNA-guided pseudouridylation complex pseudouridine synthase subunit Cbf5, producing the protein MQSISDINPVKKPVIPLPNGGGIILVDKPRGPSSHQVAAWVREMTGVSQVGHTGTLDPQVSGVLVVLLGKAVRLTSILHLDEKEYICLMRLQGDVSQQNLETAISEFTGKIYQRPPRRSAVKRALRIREILELEILSREGRLVLLRARCDSGTYIRSLCHHIGMALGVGAHMQELRRSRSADFRESQIHTLHDVRDAVEAAKAGNPDILSGLLLPMENSIKHLPTVTIKDSAAGAICHGARLSMRGIVKTDSFQMDDFVAIFTDSGDLIGIGEALMSASRIIPNEKGLAVAPRIIFPDADAYPAIWKGRTTPGETSKA; encoded by the coding sequence ATGCAATCGATATCAGACATTAATCCAGTAAAAAAACCAGTAATCCCCTTACCCAACGGAGGAGGGATAATCCTTGTTGACAAACCAAGAGGACCGAGCAGCCATCAGGTGGCAGCATGGGTACGAGAGATGACAGGAGTTTCCCAGGTAGGTCATACTGGGACTTTAGATCCCCAGGTATCAGGTGTTCTTGTTGTGCTTCTCGGTAAGGCGGTCCGGCTGACTTCTATCCTTCATCTAGATGAAAAAGAGTATATCTGCCTGATGCGCCTGCAGGGGGATGTCAGTCAGCAGAACCTTGAAACCGCAATTTCAGAGTTTACAGGCAAAATATATCAGCGTCCTCCCCGTAGGAGTGCAGTTAAGCGTGCACTAAGAATCAGGGAGATCCTAGAACTTGAAATTTTAAGCCGTGAGGGGCGGCTGGTGCTACTCAGGGCCAGATGTGATTCTGGAACGTACATCAGATCACTTTGTCATCATATCGGAATGGCTCTTGGTGTCGGCGCACACATGCAAGAACTGCGAAGAAGCAGGTCTGCAGATTTCAGGGAGTCGCAGATTCATACTCTTCATGATGTCCGTGATGCGGTAGAAGCAGCAAAAGCTGGAAATCCGGATATTTTGTCTGGACTGCTTCTGCCGATGGAGAACTCAATAAAGCATCTGCCCACTGTAACAATCAAGGATTCAGCTGCCGGTGCAATATGCCATGGAGCACGCCTCTCAATGAGAGGAATTGTAAAAACGGACTCATTCCAAATGGATGATTTTGTTGCAATCTTTACTGACTCCGGGGATCTGATAGGTATCGGTGAGGCACTTATGAGTGCATCCCGGATTATTCCCAACGAAAAAGGACTCGCTGTTGCCCCGCGAATCATATTTCCTGATGCTGATGCATATCCTGCGATATGGAAAGGCCGCACAACACCAGGTGAGACCAGCAAGGCTTAA
- a CDS encoding isocitrate/isopropylmalate dehydrogenase family protein produces MHEVAVIGGDGIGPEIIASGRKVLDAAGERYGFEIGWTDFDIGAERYLKTGELVSEAELDALSSYPAIYFGAIGDDRVTPGILEKGILLTLRFAFDQYVNLRPVKMLAGVDTPLAGKGPKDIDFLVVRENTEDFYVGIGSRFSGKEKKQLEVVRNLYSVKFGLDVESDAEEIAYQIGVLTREGSRRVMEYAFNASRKRRKKVTSVDKANVLSDVYGLWRDVFRDVAAQNPDITTEFNYVDAITMWFVKNPEWFDVVVTPNMFGDIITDLGAMIQGGLGLAPGGNINPEGTSMFEPIHGSAPKYKGLNVANPLATVWAGALLLDHLGEAEASEAVVKGIEASIANGIVTRDMGGSATTSGVGDWIANWISKSA; encoded by the coding sequence GTGCATGAAGTAGCTGTCATTGGTGGAGATGGTATCGGTCCTGAGATCATTGCATCTGGTCGTAAAGTGCTTGATGCGGCAGGAGAGCGATATGGATTTGAGATCGGCTGGACTGATTTTGATATTGGTGCAGAACGGTATCTTAAGACCGGAGAACTGGTAAGTGAAGCAGAGCTTGATGCTCTCTCTTCATACCCTGCAATATATTTCGGTGCCATCGGGGATGATCGGGTAACTCCGGGAATTCTCGAGAAAGGAATTCTGCTGACTCTCAGGTTTGCCTTTGATCAGTATGTAAACCTAAGACCGGTTAAGATGCTTGCCGGTGTGGATACTCCTCTTGCAGGAAAAGGTCCGAAGGATATAGATTTCCTTGTAGTAAGAGAGAATACCGAGGACTTCTACGTCGGTATTGGATCCCGGTTTTCGGGAAAAGAGAAGAAACAACTTGAGGTCGTGCGAAATCTCTATTCTGTCAAGTTTGGGCTTGATGTTGAGAGTGATGCAGAGGAGATTGCATACCAGATTGGAGTTCTGACCCGGGAAGGTTCAAGGCGAGTTATGGAGTATGCCTTTAACGCCTCCCGTAAACGCAGGAAAAAAGTGACCTCGGTTGATAAGGCCAATGTTCTTTCAGATGTATATGGCCTCTGGAGGGATGTATTCAGAGATGTTGCAGCACAAAACCCGGATATTACAACAGAGTTCAATTATGTGGATGCTATAACCATGTGGTTTGTTAAAAACCCTGAATGGTTCGATGTGGTTGTTACTCCAAATATGTTCGGTGATATCATCACTGATCTGGGTGCCATGATCCAGGGGGGGCTCGGTCTTGCTCCTGGAGGGAATATCAACCCCGAGGGAACGTCAATGTTTGAACCTATCCATGGTTCAGCACCGAAGTACAAAGGTCTGAATGTTGCCAATCCACTTGCAACTGTCTGGGCAGGAGCACTGCTGCTTGACCATCTGGGAGAAGCAGAAGCAAGTGAAGCAGTCGTTAAAGGTATTGAAGCGTCTATCGCCAACGGGATTGTCACCCGTGATATGGGTGGTTCAGCCACGACAAGTGGGGTAGGCGACTGGATTGCAAACTGGATTTCAAAATCCGCATAA
- a CDS encoding LeuD/DmdB family oxidoreductase small subunit, with translation MRVWKFGDNIDTDAIIPGRFLTINDPKGLSEHAFEGFRDEFAQGVNKGDMIVAGRNFGCGSSREHAPLALTGSGVSVVIAESFARIFYRNSVNVGLLPVICPRAGEISEQDQITGHFAEGYIDVSGRRLDIEPVPTFLQQIIDAGGLVEYAKQIRSEDLCMK, from the coding sequence ATGCGGGTCTGGAAATTTGGCGACAATATTGATACAGATGCAATCATCCCGGGGAGGTTCCTTACCATTAATGATCCTAAGGGTCTTTCAGAGCACGCTTTTGAAGGATTCAGGGATGAGTTTGCACAAGGAGTTAATAAAGGGGATATGATCGTCGCAGGACGCAACTTCGGTTGTGGTTCATCACGTGAACATGCTCCTCTGGCCCTTACTGGATCGGGAGTCAGCGTGGTCATTGCAGAGTCATTTGCCCGGATTTTTTACCGTAATAGTGTAAATGTTGGGCTTCTCCCTGTTATTTGCCCCCGTGCCGGAGAGATCTCAGAGCAGGATCAGATAACCGGGCACTTTGCAGAAGGATATATCGATGTTTCAGGGAGAAGACTCGACATCGAACCCGTACCTACATTTCTACAGCAGATTATTGATGCTGGTGGGCTTGTAGAATATGCAAAACAGATAAGGAGTGAAGACCTGTGCATGAAGTAG